The following coding sequences lie in one Merismopedia glauca CCAP 1448/3 genomic window:
- a CDS encoding sigma-70 family RNA polymerase sigma factor: MSTLSEQSLPAEELDPQITDSCLIKRCLQGDKHSFSLLYKRYQQKVRSTLYRFGTNSNLDDLVQEVFIRVWKGLPRLRQTTHFSTWLYRITWNVATDEQRRWHQLYTQKQALSQNLQVISLSSQIEDMHYQDLVQRSLQTLSFDHRCVLVLHDLEERPQKEIAEILGIPVGTVKSRLYHARSYMRDYLKQQGLEL; the protein is encoded by the coding sequence GTGTCAACCTTGTCGGAGCAATCATTACCTGCTGAGGAGCTAGATCCTCAAATTACGGATAGCTGTCTGATTAAACGCTGCTTACAGGGAGATAAGCACAGCTTTAGTCTGCTATATAAACGCTATCAGCAAAAAGTCAGATCCACCCTTTACCGATTTGGGACTAATTCCAACTTGGACGATCTGGTACAGGAAGTTTTCATCAGGGTATGGAAAGGATTACCGCGTCTGCGTCAAACCACCCATTTTTCCACTTGGTTATATCGCATTACGTGGAATGTAGCTACGGACGAACAACGCAGGTGGCACCAGCTTTATACTCAAAAACAGGCATTGAGTCAAAACCTGCAAGTTATATCCCTTTCCTCCCAAATTGAAGATATGCACTACCAAGACTTAGTGCAGCGATCGCTCCAAACCCTGAGTTTCGATCACCGTTGTGTCTTAGTATTGCACGACTTAGAAGAAAGACCCCAAAAAGAAATTGCCGAAATTTTGGGTATTCCTGTCGGAACAGTGAAATCGCGGCTATATCACGCCCGCAGTTATATGCGAGACTATCTCAAGCAACAAGGACTAGAGTTATGA
- a CDS encoding TVP38/TMEM64 family protein, whose amino-acid sequence MLKEPVINRLDARKKRIISYIMMGFSLAILIISAKYLNLPEILRNLLRWVDSLGNWGPIAFIIIYNLATILFIPGSILTLGGGVIYGVLWGSIYVSISAIIGAIVAFTIGRYISRDWVAKQMAQHPKFKAIEEAVSRSGIKIVLLTRLCPIFPFNLLNYAFGVTQVSLRDYVLGSLGMIPGTVMYVYLGSIVGDLAMLDTPGMMSTNPQTEMMKWVINIISVAMTIAVTVYLAKIARQALEQEVK is encoded by the coding sequence ATGCTGAAGGAACCTGTTATTAACCGCTTGGATGCCCGCAAAAAAAGGATTATTAGCTATATTATGATGGGTTTTTCCCTAGCTATACTCATTATTTCGGCTAAATACCTGAACCTCCCCGAAATTCTCAGAAATTTGCTCAGGTGGGTCGATAGCCTAGGTAACTGGGGTCCAATCGCTTTTATTATCATCTACAATCTTGCCACCATTTTATTCATTCCTGGCTCAATTTTGACGTTGGGAGGAGGGGTGATTTATGGGGTGCTATGGGGTTCAATTTATGTGTCCATTTCTGCGATTATAGGGGCGATTGTCGCTTTTACGATTGGGCGCTATATTTCTAGGGATTGGGTAGCTAAGCAAATGGCTCAACACCCTAAATTCAAAGCGATTGAAGAAGCCGTAAGTCGCTCTGGGATTAAAATAGTCTTATTGACTCGTTTATGCCCCATATTTCCGTTTAATTTACTAAACTACGCTTTTGGAGTCACTCAAGTTTCATTGAGAGACTATGTTTTAGGTTCTTTGGGGATGATTCCAGGAACGGTAATGTATGTTTATTTGGGTTCAATTGTGGGCGATTTAGCAATGCTTGACACTCCTGGAATGATGTCAACTAATCCTCAAACGGAAATGATGAAATGGGTAATTAATATTATTAGTGTGGCGATGACTATCGCTGTTACTGTTTATTTAGCTAAAATTGCGCGTCAGGCTCTTGAACAAGAGGTAAAGTAA
- the dusB gene encoding tRNA dihydrouridine synthase DusB: protein MLSLSPTLQARLSTPLKIGHFEVNSRVLQSPLSGVTDLVFRRLVRRYAPDSMMYTEMVNATGLHYVKDLPKLMEVDPNERPISIQLFDCRPDFLAEAAQKAVAEGADTVDINMGCPVNKITKNGGGSALLREPDTAEAIVRSVVEAVNVPVTVKTRIGWNDNEITILEFAKRMEDAGAQMITVHGRTRAQGYNGLARWEWIRKVKEILSIPVIGNGDIFSVEAAIRCLEETGADGVMCSRGTLGYPFLVGEVDYFLKTGIVKTPPTPIERLECAQEHLRALWEYKGDRGVRQARKHMTWYAKGFPGAGELRGQLSTINSVNEGIEYIDRAIENVANSCWEKSESDVSDRQF, encoded by the coding sequence ATGCTTTCCCTCTCTCCGACCTTACAAGCAAGACTCTCTACACCTTTAAAGATTGGCCATTTTGAGGTCAATAGCCGCGTGTTGCAATCTCCCTTATCAGGAGTCACCGATCTGGTATTTCGTCGCTTGGTACGCCGCTACGCCCCCGATTCGATGATGTATACCGAAATGGTGAACGCCACGGGGTTGCACTATGTCAAAGATTTACCCAAACTGATGGAGGTAGATCCCAATGAAAGACCAATTAGCATTCAATTATTTGACTGTCGCCCCGATTTTCTGGCAGAAGCAGCCCAAAAAGCCGTAGCAGAGGGTGCAGATACGGTGGATATCAATATGGGGTGTCCGGTTAACAAAATCACCAAAAATGGCGGTGGATCGGCTTTATTGAGGGAACCAGACACCGCAGAGGCGATCGTGCGATCTGTTGTCGAAGCAGTGAATGTCCCTGTAACAGTTAAAACCCGCATTGGTTGGAATGACAACGAAATCACGATCCTGGAATTCGCCAAACGGATGGAAGATGCTGGCGCGCAGATGATTACAGTCCACGGACGGACTCGCGCTCAAGGTTATAATGGTTTAGCCAGATGGGAATGGATTCGCAAAGTTAAGGAAATTCTCTCGATTCCGGTGATTGGCAATGGGGATATTTTCTCGGTAGAAGCTGCAATTCGGTGCTTAGAAGAAACTGGTGCGGATGGGGTGATGTGTTCTCGCGGAACTCTGGGATATCCTTTTTTAGTCGGTGAAGTAGATTACTTTTTGAAAACAGGTATCGTTAAGACTCCACCTACACCCATTGAAAGATTAGAATGCGCTCAGGAACATTTGAGAGCCTTGTGGGAGTATAAAGGCGATCGCGGAGTGCGTCAAGCACGCAAACACATGACTTGGTACGCTAAAGGATTCCCAGGCGCGGGAGAATTGCGCGGACAATTGAGTACTATTAATAGTGTCAATGAAGGAATCGAGTACATCGATCGCGCCATCGAAAATGTAGCTAACTCCTGTTGGGAAAAGTCGGAATCTGACGTGAGCGATCGCCAATTTTAG
- a CDS encoding MORN repeat-containing protein, whose amino-acid sequence MIFANLRSKTVLLLTATLEITFLTAYPQIAQAATITLSDGSKCEGTIKDGLLNGQGKCNYKNGDRYEGNFLAGKKQGIGIYTFADKTRYQGEFKDDSMEGKGVETYADGDRYEGQFLKGQPHGTGAYISANGGRYEGEFQNGNPQGKGSFIRSNGDKCSGIVTEGQLNGTGVCTYTNGNSYKGEFNNSQPSGTGEFTFAKDGTYKGQFANGQFQGTGVRKFANGNRYEGGFANGKPNGKGIYTFADRNKYEGEFGDGKFNGQGIYTFANGDRCEGQFKSGQLSGTAKCVYANGDRYEGEFQNGDKEGKGVYIYANGDRLEGIWKAGQIQN is encoded by the coding sequence ATGATATTTGCCAATTTAAGATCTAAAACCGTTTTATTACTGACTGCTACTTTAGAAATAACTTTCTTGACGGCTTATCCTCAAATTGCCCAAGCAGCAACGATAACTTTATCTGATGGCAGTAAGTGTGAAGGTACTATTAAAGACGGTTTGCTCAACGGTCAAGGTAAGTGCAACTATAAAAATGGCGATCGCTATGAGGGCAATTTCCTAGCTGGTAAAAAACAAGGAATCGGCATCTATACTTTTGCAGACAAAACTCGCTACCAGGGAGAGTTTAAGGACGATAGTATGGAAGGCAAAGGTGTCGAAACCTATGCAGATGGCGATCGCTATGAAGGACAATTTCTCAAAGGTCAACCTCACGGAACAGGCGCTTATATTTCGGCAAATGGCGGACGCTATGAAGGGGAATTCCAAAACGGCAATCCTCAAGGCAAAGGCAGCTTTATTCGTTCTAATGGAGACAAATGTAGCGGAATTGTGACTGAAGGACAGTTAAACGGCACTGGAGTGTGTACTTATACCAACGGTAACAGCTATAAGGGAGAATTTAACAACTCTCAGCCGTCAGGTACTGGAGAATTTACCTTTGCTAAAGATGGAACTTATAAAGGTCAATTCGCCAACGGTCAGTTTCAAGGGACTGGGGTCAGAAAATTTGCTAACGGGAATCGCTATGAAGGCGGATTTGCTAATGGCAAGCCAAATGGCAAAGGAATTTACACCTTTGCCGATCGCAACAAGTATGAAGGTGAATTTGGCGACGGTAAGTTCAACGGTCAAGGAATTTACACTTTTGCTAACGGCGATCGCTGCGAAGGACAGTTCAAAAGCGGACAGTTAAGCGGTACGGCTAAATGCGTTTATGCCAATGGCGATCGCTATGAAGGGGAATTTCAAAACGGCGATAAAGAAGGTAAGGGAGTTTATATTTATGCCAACGGCGATCGCTTAGAAGGTATTTGGAAAGCAGGACAAATCCAGAACTGA